In Cydia pomonella isolate Wapato2018A chromosome 27, ilCydPomo1, whole genome shotgun sequence, a single genomic region encodes these proteins:
- the LOC133532656 gene encoding zinc finger protein 658B-like: MLRNVNMSLETKCIIIELEEVHMKEKIKEKCENETCGEAEMLHVKKEAKEACEENIYGTCGKTGTELLCKKEEADKKIHGIYIKVEVPVKEEAMEACEDEIYSSYVKKETELVHVKETSNEEFQDIHMKKEDSVTVKENPEAVYKEDNTVLNVLYVDQVEEESLHWPPAVSSQDNRVESRIWGRACSVKLERLLVDVERRICWVGPRPYKLYSNELSEPTFTDTSNTPALHQCKNCGKGFGNKSAFAKHEHIHSTSAPEKPMKLYNCNHCSYTTKSKGNLRCHKKLHTGDKPFKCNQCDFKCVTNSKLKSHLRIHTGEKPFKCSYCKYTSSHTTNLRKHEKTHKREEPFQCSHCQLKFARKDHLRNHELVHTDERSFKCDNCDYKAKRKADLRVHQRVHTGEKPFKCRHCNNVFAYKKNLKIHLKSKHCDEQLSQ, from the exons ATGTTAAGGAACGTGAACATGTCACTAGaaacaaaatgtataataattgAGCTTGAAGAGGTGCATATGAAAGAGAAGATTAAGGAGAAATGTGAAAATGAGACCTGTGGTGAGGCAGAGATGTTACATGTGAAGAAGGAAGCAAAGGAGGCCTGTGAAGAGAATATTTACGGCACTTGTGGTAAAACGGGGACAGAATTGCTGTGTAAAAAAGAAGAGGCTGATAAGAAGATCCACGGAATATATATAAAGGTTGAGGTACCTGTAAAAGAGGAGGCTATGGAGGCATGTGAGGATGAGATTTACAGCTCATATGTAAAAAAAGAGACTGAGTTAGTGCATGTAAAAGAGACGTCTAATGAGGAGTTTCAAGACATACATATGAAAAAGGAGGATTCTGTAACTGTAAAGGAAAATCCAGAGGCAGTATATAAGGAAGATAACACTGTTTTAAATGTTCTGTATGTGGATCAAGTCGAGGAGGAGTCGCTGCACTGGCCTCCTGCGGTGTCTAGTCAAG ACAACAGAGTAGAGTCTCGTATTTGGGGCCGGGCATGCTCAGTCAAGCTGGAGCGCTTGCTGGTGGACGTGGAGCGGCGCATCTGCTGGGTCGGGCCCCGGCCCTACAAGCTATACTCAAATGAGCTATCAGAGCCCACCTTTACCGACACCTCAAACACTCCCGCTTTACATCAATGTAAAAATTGTGGCAAAGGATTTGGAAATAAGTCTGCTTTCGCAAAACATGAACATATACACTCAACATCTGCACCTGAAAAGCCTATGAAGCTTTACAACTGTAATCACTGTAGTTACACAACTAAGAGCAAAGGCAATCTACGCTGTCACAAAAAGCTTCACACAGGTGATAAACCATTCAAATGTAACCAGTGTGATTTTAAATGCGTCACTAATTCCAAACTGAAGAGTCATTTGAGGATTCATACTGGTGAAAAGCCTTTCAAATGCAGCTACTGCAAATACACGTCCTCTCATACAACTAACTTACGAAAACACGAGAAGACACACAAAAGGGAGGAACCCTTCCAGTGCAGCCATTGTCAATTAAAGTTTGCTCGGAAGGATCATTTACGAAATCATGAATTGGTACACACTGATGAAAGGTCTTTTAAATGTGACAATTGCGATTACAAGGCTAAACGGAAAGCAGATTTACGAGTCCACCAGAGGGTACACACAGGCGAAAAACCATTCAAGTGCCGTCACTGCAACAATGTATTCGCATATAAGAAAAACCTTAAGATTCATCTGAAAAGTAAACATTGCGACGAACAGCTCTCTCAATAA